Part of the Candidatus Binataceae bacterium genome, CCGGCCGTAACCCCACGCAGGTCCGTAGCCCCAACCCGGGCCGTGGTTCCAGGCAGGATAGTAAGGAGCCCCATAGTATCCCGCCGGATAATAGCGTGCGGCAGGAGCCGTCACTGGAACCGGGTGGGATGGATACCACTCAGCGCTGGCGCGGCCCGGCATCGCAAACATAAAGAGCGCGAACATCGCTGCAACTGCCACTTTCCAGAGTTTCATAAACATCTCTCCTGTCTGGAAATACGATCTTCCGCCGGCTGCGTTACGATACCTGAAGGGCCATTAAGCATGGGCGAAAACGCCCGTGGGATACGCGGGCGATTCGCCTTTCGTATGAGGATCCTGCCTTATATAATCCAAGATGGAGTTGTGGGTCGGGGAGCGAGGATGGCGGCAGGTACTTCGACATCCGCATCGGTAAGAATCACGCCGCTGGGCGGGCTCGGTGAAATCGGGCTCAACCTGATGGTGATCGAATGTGCCGGGCGCGCGATTTTGATCGATGCGGGCGTGATGTTTCCCGACGAGCCGGCGCTCGGCGGGGGTCTCTATATCCCAGATATCACCTGGCTGGTGCAGAGCCGCGTTCGAATCGACGCTATCGTGCTTACGCACGCGCACGAAGATCATATCGGCGCGCTGCCCCATCTGCTGCGCCATTTTCCGGCGCCGATCTACAGCAGCGAAGTTACGCTCGCGTTTGTGCGCAGGCGGCTTGCCGAGGCGGGTTTCGACTCGATGCCGGATCTGCGCGAAATCATGCCGCGGCGATCGTTTAGCGCCGGCCCCTTCGAGATTGAGCCGATCCGCGTCACCCATTCGACGCCCGATTCGCTCGCGCTCGCGATCCGCACGCCAGCCGGGATCATCATTCACAGCGGCGATTTCAAGATCGACGATGCTCCAGTTGACGGCGAGTTATTCGATCGCGAGCGCTTCGCCGAGCTCGGCGCGGAAGGCGTGGCGCTCCTGCTCTCGGATTCGACCAACGTCGAGCGCACGGGCCGCTCTGGATCGGAAAGCTCGCTTAAGCCCGTGATTCGTGATCTCGTGCGCCGCACGCGCGGGCGCTTCTTTCTGTCGGCGTTCTCCTCGCATCTGCATCGGATGCGCCAAGTCGCCGAGGTCGCGCACGAGATGGGCCGGCGCGTCGTGCCGCTCGGGCGCCGGATGGCCGAGAGCGTGCGCCTCGGATTCGAAACCGGCCAGCTCGCCCTGCCGCGGGGCGTTTTCATCGATCAGGATGAGGCGGATTTCCTCGAGCCCAAGCGGCTAAGCTACCTCGCGAGCGGCAGCCAGGGCGAGCCGCTGTCGGCGCTTGCGAAACTCGCGGTCGATACGCATCCGCGGGTTCATATCGAAGCGGGCGACGTGGTCGTGCTCTCGTCGCGATTCATCCCGGGCAACGAGCGCACGATCCAGCGCCTGGTGAATCGACTCTACAAGCAAGGCGCCGAAGTTGTTTATGCCGAGGTCGCGCCAGTCCACGTTTCGGGTCACGCCAATCAGGATGAACTCGTCGAGCTAATCAATCTCGTGCGGCCGAAATACTTCGTGCCGATTCACGGCGAGTATCGCCATCTCGTGCGGCATATTGCTCTAGCCGCCAGCACCGGTCTCACGGAACTGAATTGTCTTCTCATGGAAAACGGCGACTCGCTCGTGCTCGACGGCGAGGGCGCGCATCGCGGAAACTCCGTGCACTCGGGCCGCGTCATGATCGAAGGCGGTGAGCAGGGCGATCCCGCCCTCGTCGGCGAACGGCGCGTGCTCGCGCACGACGGCACTGTCACCGCGATCGTCGTGATATCGGCGAGCACGGGCGCAATCGTCGCGGGACCTGATCTCGTCTCGCGGGGGCTGGTCACCGGCAACGGCACTTCGATTCATATGCGCCGCGCGAGCCAGGAATTGCGCGACCGGTTGACGCGCTTGGGGATGCCGCTTCGTGCCAACGAGCCGCGCCTCAAAGAAGAAATCGTCCGCGCCGTCAAACGCTACTTCAGCGACGAGCTTGGCAAGCGGCCGCTCGTGATTCCCTACGTCACGGAGGTTTAGCTATTCCGCGCCAGCCGAAAACGCCGCCGGTCGAGCTTCCGGTCGAAGCGATCGAAGAAGAGATCCCGGAAGATCCGCCGGGGCCACCGAGCCGTATCGCGCGCGAGCTCGCGGCGCTGGGCCTGATCGGATTCGCGGCGTTTGGCGTCGTCAGTCTCGTAAGCCGCGCCCTCGGCCGCAATCCGAATCTTGGCGGTCCGGTCGGTGCCGCGCTCGCCGACATTCTGATTCAGAGCATCGGCGCGATGTCGTTCGCGGCAATGGTGCTCGTCGCCTTTCTCGCGACTCGAATCTGGATCGGCAGAACCAAGAGCGCGATTGCGCGCGAGATCGGCGGGGGCGCGCTCGTGATCTTCGCGCTCGGCACGGCGGCCGCGCTCTGGAACGGCGCCGACGAGCGAATCGGCGGCGAGCTTGGCGCGGCCGTGGCGCGCACACTTAACGATTCGCTCAACGTTG contains:
- a CDS encoding ribonuclease J, encoding MAAGTSTSASVRITPLGGLGEIGLNLMVIECAGRAILIDAGVMFPDEPALGGGLYIPDITWLVQSRVRIDAIVLTHAHEDHIGALPHLLRHFPAPIYSSEVTLAFVRRRLAEAGFDSMPDLREIMPRRSFSAGPFEIEPIRVTHSTPDSLALAIRTPAGIIIHSGDFKIDDAPVDGELFDRERFAELGAEGVALLLSDSTNVERTGRSGSESSLKPVIRDLVRRTRGRFFLSAFSSHLHRMRQVAEVAHEMGRRVVPLGRRMAESVRLGFETGQLALPRGVFIDQDEADFLEPKRLSYLASGSQGEPLSALAKLAVDTHPRVHIEAGDVVVLSSRFIPGNERTIQRLVNRLYKQGAEVVYAEVAPVHVSGHANQDELVELINLVRPKYFVPIHGEYRHLVRHIALAASTGLTELNCLLMENGDSLVLDGEGAHRGNSVHSGRVMIEGGEQGDPALVGERRVLAHDGTVTAIVVISASTGAIVAGPDLVSRGLVTGNGTSIHMRRASQELRDRLTRLGMPLRANEPRLKEEIVRAVKRYFSDELGKRPLVIPYVTEV